The DNA sequence TTGTACTTGGAACCGTCCGGCGTAAAGTTTGTAAATCTTTCATTTTATCACTAATGGAACAATGATTACTTATTTGTCATGATATCTAACAAGAAAGTTACCTACGTAATTATATATAACTATACATGTTTGCCAATCTGGAATGCATGTGCACATCACTATATACTTGACATGTGAATGAACCATTGCTCTTTGGGCCTGTTGTGCCTgctgagggagtgagtgagtttagttttgcaccgcACTCAGcgctattccagctatatggcggctatctgtaaatattcaagactGAACCAAATAACCCAGTGagcaacaacaagagcatcgatctgcgcaattcgaaaccgatgacatgtgtcaaccaagtctgcgagtctgactACAACAGGCACTTacaacaagtatagtcgccttttatactCGTAGCACGccagggttgctgaaggcctattctacccaggacctttAGTGGTCTTGTGCCTGTTGATCATCTAGAAGACATCTGTCGTTATTTGTCTATCGGTGTCATGATTGTAAGCTGTTTATTACTGACTGTGAAATGTGAGGATTTCGTGTCACAATTATCTCCTTGTCTTTACTCTTCATTCAATCAACATCTATATTCACACCCACATGTTACAACATTTGCACAAATTGGCGTGTTTTCCAAGAAATTCATAACACAATGGAATAATCTTTTTCTGTACATTCATACAACTTGGTTCCTAAATTATATCACCCCAAAGTGGAATGCCCCCTCAATTTTCAGTCTTCTGGTTAGaatgttcactcgtcacgccgtaaATTCGGGTTCGATTTTCAACATTCGGGCATCATACACCAGGATGTTGGTggcatatttctaaaagcgggaTAAACCAAcagtctaaataaacttagAGTTTTATTCGTTTCACTGCTATACCGACAGAGTCTAACCAagacctagtagaaggtcgcgtcagctaACCTCTGAGCGATCCATGACCGTCCAAGAGACGTTTGAagggatttaaccaatcagactgcGGCCACTGTTTAGTGTTCGGCCaatcgtgaccaactcgtgttattccgggtcAAGCCGCTTAGCGATTTCATATTGGTGTAGGGACATCAGAACGCAGGCAAACTGtatgtagcgcaaatggggttgcgcagcatagagaacaTGACAAGACTTCTTATATTCGAGCGAAGCGaacaaaggttggcaacgtactttcctcgcttcggatcgaaaactatttttcatgtgaaaataaaatatcgccaccatcaaaggtgcactcccatttcctcacttggctgtgctctcacatttcgtACCCAATGTTCAGTAATTGCTCacgtgaaacatgttttattcaacattttaagcgccactcgtggtattcagatcgtgcttcgcctccattacccctgccagcttccggttgaacggagtgatGGAACAAGAATAAACATatgttaaaaagaaataccatattgcctaattttatcatcatCCCGTTGgaatttatttgtcttatctgtcgtcgctatttttagaattttcgtaacatttattctatataaaaacacttctgacgTAATGGGTGACTGAAGCAGGgcaggtaactgtaagtattccatatagaatactaccctcctgttccttcactccgttgaccCGGTAggtggaagggggaatggaggcaaaGAATGGTCTGATACACCATGGGttgtgcttaaaatgttgaataaaaatatttcacgtgagtaattgtttaCCATGGGGTTTGAAAAGTCGGAGCACAACCCAGAGAAGAAGTAGGTATATACTTTTGATTGTGGCGATGATAAATTTtgacctgaaaaatatttttcgaaccgaatcgcgaaaagtacgttgccaacgaTAACTCTATTCCTGTTTGATTTCAGTGGTACTTACTATCACCGAAGTACTCATATATTGTAtggctgtttttgtttttgctaaTTTATTTTAAGGAACCAAACCTCTTTGGTACAACTAAAAGAAGGAGAAAAACATAGATGTTCAGACGTAATTATTCCTAGAAGTTCACCTTATATTTTCAATTGTATTTCTGGAAAGGGTTTAATAATCATAAATGAGATTTGTTTTATTGGATATCCTAATAAAATCAATAACGAGCAACACATGTCCACTCACAAATGCATAATGCTTGATTCAGCGAAAAAGGGgactttttccaaaccatgtaTTTTATTGAGTTTTGACGTCACTGAAATATGAACACGGCCTCTCCTCAAGTGAAACATTATCGCTTGACTAAAAATACAACATCTCTTCAAACAGTAATCAATCCTCCACAAGGAGACATCAACCCGTTGAGAAGAGTGAAATCAAAATGCCAAAACAGGTATACATTAAATTTTTAGTAGCAGTAATGTTTatttaccctcagcaatattcaagctacttGCCGTCATCctgtaaacagtcgagtctggtcctgacaatccagtgattgattaaACGATTGACTCTATGATGACTTGTGTCTATCtggtcagtgagtctgaccatctgatgcCATTTAATCACATCTGACAActagaataaattaataaatctgTAATCTGATAGTGTATAATAAATGAATGTTAATACGGTGTGTCCAGCTTGACCAGATCAAGTGGATACTAATTCATGTGAccatgtcacaactggttgggtctattattgtgaaggggtgaaCCACTGTCAGTTGATTGTGAgcatgtccgaacagccgagacaaggtctCCGTTTAACATTCTCTAATGAAGTTCACGCGACCTGCCGTTTGTGCTAACTGACCTGCCGGGACATGCATATGTAGCTCAGGTCAAGTTGAACAAGCTGTACCTTGGGCATACCAAGGTATGTGCACACGACAGTCTTCATCCCAGGACTGAAACAGAAAGGAGACAATTGAAGAAGCATATGATAGATCCTGAGTTCGATTCGGCAGaaagagaaacaaaacaaatttcaatcgggtgatgtgaaaaacatgaatAACAAACGTTGCCATCAGGAGAAGGCTGCAACGTCTGAGGGTACGTCCTCCCATCAGACGTCAATTTCCCAGACACCAACAGGTACATATGTCTGGCGTGGGAGCAGGCTTGTATAAACGTCCATTGATCAAGTGATGCTTTCACATAACAGTTATGCGATACGAACCTTTGTTACTGAGCACAACAACACACATTTTATGTGGGGAAACCAGACTTTGGGTAACACGGTAACACGTCCCTGGACAGAATGGTCTTTATGTGACAGAATGGTCAATTCTGTTTCCTCTTTTATAGTTTGGGCTTTTTGGGAAATGCTTCAACACCATTCATTATGATCCCCATATGGTAAGAGTTTGATCGGCATTTTCATTATATGAAAACAACTAGAAAGAAACGTATATTAGCAAATGTTGAATGCCGTTCTTTTCACTATTTTGTAGACATTCTACGAGACGCCTCTTAACCGACCATTCTGTTGCATTGCAGTAGTTGCCGTCGATGCAAACGCCTCAGGAACACATGCCAGTTTCCTGGACCCCTTGTAATTCttacccctttcagaatgtatCTGATTGCTTTGTCCGATACTTTTCTTGAACCAGACTGCCATCTTGGTTTCATTATCAGTAGCATATCAGTGATGCAGATGAAAGACCCGGATGTACCGACCCTGGACGCTCTTGAATCACGGTGGGTAGCCAATAATCGATATAGGGTGCTCTAGTCTCCATTATTAACGTGCATTGTCGATGGTTTCAAATTTCATAAAATACTCCTAACAAAACACATACAAGTCCATCTTGCAATTACAAACCGATTCCACGACCAATGGCTCTGTGGCCTTTGCTTCCAACTGCAAACAGGCGATGTTGCGTTTTGGTATCGTTTTGTCTCGGCAGTCTCACACTTCCAATGAAAACTGCTGATTAACGTTTGACCTTATATTGTAATTTTCACTTCCACCATTCTCACGTAAACTCTGCATTCAATTTCCATCAGCTTAAAGACAGGCTCATCTGGTCTTACAGAAATTGCTTCTACGGCTACAAACGttgcacccgtgaagatccgagttagaactgatcttctttggcccatgcttgtcgtaagagacgactaacgggatcgggtggtcagctttgttgacacatgtcatcatatgttaTGTAGAgcaatgctcataatgttgatcactggattctctgacgcaattatttacagaccgcgtcCATATAGAATAGAATACTGGTAATGCttagtacggcgtaaaactcactacAAAAGTGGCATTTGTCGATCTTATCGATCATGAAAATTACATGGACAAATATTGTCCCAAAATTAactattaaataaataaaaatataaaacaaaagaaaaaggaCGAAGAAAAGCACTGTAAACAGTTAGTGAAACCCTCTACAACAACGTTAGTAACAGCATGTATGTTGATAATGTCGCTCTAATAAATATGCCACTTCAGAGATAAGatctttttttaaaatctcTTGAGAATCGCTGACGTGACGTGCGAAAAGGAGGCAACTACTGCGCTGATTTATCACAAGGTGGCGCACGTGACGTCAATTCATGATAGCGGGCCCGTCGCTTAGCCAATCAGTTGTTGGATTCGAAAGCAAAATTTTCTAAGGCGATGGCGCTAAAACATTCAGATATCTTTATGTCTTGTGGGCGTTTCATttgagtaatatatatataaatacacttcGGGCTCTAATCCAGATCAGAGGCATATACAAGAAAACTGTATTTTGCAGGAAGAGAGTTCAAGTAAATCGTGCCTCTGAATTTCTAGTTGATCATGGTATTTCGAATTGCACTCGCTTGCCTTCTGGTGGCCATGGCAACAGCCTCAACACCCGTGGGTAGCTGTGTATCTACAACCAGCCCGGATTACAGAAAGGATCCCGATGACTGCTCGGTGTATtatttgtgtgtaaataataactTGTACAAATACGAGTGTTCAAACCTCGTGTTCGATCCTTGGACCCAAACATGCGCCTCCCCGGGATCCATCTACGACAGCTGTAAGTATTAAACTCTATATTCAGACTGTGGTAGTGTAACAGAACGCCacagcgttagctcgtcacgcctaaagcctggattcgattccccatatggtcCAATGTGGGATGCTCGTTTCAGGCGTCCATTGCCGTGATACCCTGGACAACTgcagaggggcggtggggtagcttagtggttaaagtgttcgcccaggttcgattcctcacatgggtataatgtgtgaaacccatttctggtgtcctcagccgtgatattacttgaatgggcttaaaatcactcactcactcactaattataATCAGGAGCTATTTGAAACTCGTTCATGCAGGACTTATGTCAGAACAATTTCGATCATTGAAACCTTCTTGTTAATGGAACATCATGTCAAAGAGCAACTCTGTGGAATAATTACTTATAAACATACAAATGTTGTTTCGTCATTCCAGTGTTGAAAGTGTGTTGTTTATTTCCCacgaataataataataataaaaccaaaaacagaaaaaccaaccccccaaccccccccccccccaaaccaaacaaaaactaaccaaaaaacccaaaaaaacaaacaaacaaacaaaaacaacaaacaaccaaaaaacaaaacgacACAGGTATAAATTGGAATTGTTGGGAAACTGGCTGCTCGTCAGTCTTGATTTATTTTAGTCTTATTCAGGAAGCCTCTGCGGTCAGTtgctttgaaaatttgaaaatctGTGGACCATATCCTGAAATCTTAGGAAACATcttattaaattaaattaaattaaattaaattaaattaaattattcCAAATAATATATGTTCTTTGCCAGGTACCGAGACAGAGAAGGAGACAGAGGCAAGCTGTCCCCCCGAGTCTACAGCCCTGATTCCCCACCCGTCTCACTGTGCCCAGTACTTCAACTGTTCCGCTTCAAAGCATGGGTACTTCTGGCCTGAACATCTAAGGGAGTGTCCCTACCCACAACTCTACAACGACATTACGAAACAGTGTGAGCACTACACCATGGTCGACTGCGGCGACAGATTTGAACCTACAGCTCAGTGTGAGTATTTCGTAAACTTTTATACATGTGGTTCAAAGAAAAGTCGCAATAAGCGCATTTAAGCAGGTGTCGGGCTTAACCAATTGTGTGACTGGGAACAT is a window from the Haliotis asinina isolate JCU_RB_2024 chromosome 9, JCU_Hal_asi_v2, whole genome shotgun sequence genome containing:
- the LOC137296974 gene encoding uncharacterized protein yields the protein MVFRIALACLLVAMATASTPVGSCVSTTSPDYRKDPDDCSVYYLCVNNNLYKYECSNLVFDPWTQTCASPGSIYDSCTETEKETEASCPPESTALIPHPSHCAQYFNCSASKHGYFWPEHLRECPYPQLYNDITKQCEHYTMVDCGDRFEPTAQCDYRGNQCEAAHCRPCYLTYPVCKGLPDGLNQWVGMSDSAYFAVCVDERMVYSGMCSQEHGRQIFDKVKRMCIEIA